The proteins below are encoded in one region of Oncorhynchus kisutch isolate 150728-3 linkage group LG14, Okis_V2, whole genome shotgun sequence:
- the gnpnat1 gene encoding glucosamine 6-phosphate N-acetyltransferase, giving the protein MSPACGMLLDETPLFEPALLQELDWSSKTVSFSPPISPSQPGEGLVLRPLCTADFNRGFYKVLSQLTTAGDVTPEQFIKNFEHMKKTGDYYVIVVEDTNLGQIVATATLITEHKFIHSCAKRGRVEEVVVSDVCRGKQLGKLLVSTLTLLSKKLDCYKITLECAPKNVAFYTKFSYSASDETYMQCRFFD; this is encoded by the exons ATGTCACC agccTGTGGGATGCTGCTGGATGAGACGCCACTATTCGAGCCAGCTCTGCTCCAGGAGCTGGACTGGAGTAGCAAGACAGTGTCCTTCTCTCCCCCAATCTCCCCCTCCCAGCCTGGGGAAGGTCTGGTCCTCAGGCCCCTCTGCACAGCTGACTTCAACAGGG gattctacaaggtgttatCCCAACTCACAACTGCAGGGGATGTTACGCCAGAGCAGTTTATTA AGAATTTTGAGCACATGAAAAAGACTGGGGACTACTATGTCATCGTGGTGGAGGACACAAACCTGGGACAGATTGTTGCCACGGCCACATTGATCACAGAGCACAAATTCATTCATTCCTGTGCAAAG agaggaagggtggaggaggTGGTTGTCAGTGACGTGTGCCGGGGAAAACAGCTGGGGAAACT GTTAGTGTCGACCCTCACTCTCCTCAGCAAAAAACTAGATTGCTATAAAATAACATTGGAATGTGCACCCAAGAACGTGGCCTTCTACACAAAGTTTAGCTACTCCGCATCAGACGAGACTTACATGCAGTGTCGGTTCTTTGATTGA